A single genomic interval of Nitrospiria bacterium harbors:
- the thiI gene encoding tRNA uracil 4-sulfurtransferase ThiI: MAGPRSDCVVVHYHEIALKGDNRPMFVRRLAENLRKAARDLGGVRILTPYGRILIELQEGLDWSILRERIGGVFGVANFSPAYRTAREPEAMEAFLDPVLAGKSFESFRIAARRSDKNYPMTSVELNHRLGRYVQDKTKARVDLKNPEFTIHVELLRKESLVYFEKHDGPGGLPVGVSGHVLSLISGGIDSPVASYLMMKRGCTVGFVHFHGSPYLTRASLEKAEELVQHLTRHQFASRLYAVAFGEIQRLIVLSAPPALRVVLYRRFMLRIAEEIARRERAKAVVTGENLGQVASQTLENLTAIQAAARLPILRPLIGFDKEEIIELARTIGTYSVSIQPDQDCCRLFIPPHPTVAAEMNEVEKAERDLNVPDLVKMGLETAQRTEFTFP; encoded by the coding sequence ATGGCCGGGCCTCGATCCGATTGCGTCGTCGTTCATTATCACGAGATCGCCCTCAAGGGCGATAACCGTCCGATGTTCGTGCGCCGGCTGGCCGAAAACCTTCGAAAGGCCGCCCGCGATCTCGGAGGCGTCCGGATTTTGACCCCCTACGGGAGGATTCTGATCGAGCTGCAGGAAGGTCTGGACTGGTCGATCCTGCGCGAGCGAATCGGCGGAGTCTTCGGCGTCGCCAATTTCTCGCCGGCCTACCGGACTGCCCGTGAACCGGAGGCGATGGAGGCTTTTCTCGATCCGGTCCTCGCCGGAAAGTCGTTCGAAAGCTTCCGCATCGCGGCCCGGCGAAGCGACAAGAATTATCCGATGACCTCGGTGGAGTTGAACCATCGGCTGGGCCGTTACGTTCAGGATAAGACGAAGGCCCGCGTGGATCTGAAAAATCCGGAGTTCACGATCCATGTCGAGCTGCTCCGGAAGGAGTCCCTGGTTTATTTTGAAAAGCACGACGGGCCGGGAGGGCTGCCCGTGGGCGTCAGCGGGCATGTGCTGAGCCTGATCTCCGGCGGGATCGATTCCCCCGTGGCCTCGTATCTGATGATGAAGCGCGGCTGCACCGTCGGCTTTGTCCATTTCCACGGCTCGCCTTATTTGACCCGGGCCTCGCTCGAAAAAGCGGAGGAGTTGGTGCAGCATTTGACGCGGCATCAATTCGCGTCGCGCCTTTATGCCGTGGCGTTCGGGGAGATCCAGCGCTTGATCGTCTTAAGCGCGCCGCCGGCCCTTCGCGTCGTTTTATACCGGAGGTTTATGCTCCGGATCGCGGAGGAGATCGCCCGACGGGAGCGGGCGAAGGCCGTCGTGACGGGTGAAAATCTGGGGCAGGTGGCCTCCCAGACGCTGGAGAATCTTACGGCGATCCAGGCCGCCGCGCGTCTTCCCATCCTCCGGCCCCTGATCGGTTTCGACAAGGAGGAAATCATCGAGCTGGCCAGGACCATCGGGACCTATTCCGTCTCGATTCAACCGGACCAGGACTGTTGCCGGCTCTTCATCCCCCCGCACCCGACCGTCGCGGCCGAAATGAACGAGGTCGAAAAAGCGGAACGCGACCTGAACGTTCCGGATCTTGTGAAGATGGGACTGGAGACGGCGCAACGGACGGAGTTCACCTTTCCTTGA
- a CDS encoding response regulator, producing MDILLVEDNPDHAELTRQVLDEGQVANRVYWVKDGREALDYLFRIGKYASAARPGLILLDINLPKVGGIDVLKAVKQDEDLRMIPVIMLTTSDREEEIVKSYSGGANSYITKPVKFQDFMEKVRALKFYWLLTNRGLKTDE from the coding sequence ATGGACATTCTTCTGGTTGAAGATAACCCCGATCACGCCGAACTGACCCGCCAGGTTCTCGACGAAGGCCAAGTGGCGAATCGGGTCTACTGGGTCAAGGACGGACGGGAAGCGCTCGATTATCTGTTCCGGATCGGAAAGTATGCGTCCGCGGCCCGTCCCGGCCTCATCCTTTTGGACATCAACCTTCCCAAGGTCGGCGGGATCGATGTCTTAAAAGCCGTCAAGCAGGACGAGGACCTTCGGATGATTCCGGTGATCATGCTCACGACGTCCGACCGCGAGGAAGAGATCGTCAAGTCGTACAGCGGCGGCGCCAACAGCTATATCACCAAGCCGGTCAAGTTTCAGGATTTCATGGAGAAGGTGAGGGCGCTGAAGTTCTACTGGCTGCTGACCAACCGCGGTCTGAAGACCGACGAGTGA
- a CDS encoding ABC transporter permease gives MKWILQETTALTMRSVKRLSRERISMVFGLIQPMLFWLILFGNLFQRTAQIPGFKGPNYITFLTAGVVVMTVLNSGLSGGVDLLFDKESGFLERLLSAPISRNSLIYSRFIFVMAITSVQILVILLVAFLLFGVYPHSGLLGMAFIMLVGLLFGLGLIAISLTLAFAIKGHGNFFALTGFLTLPLIFLSTALVPSQAMPGWMAFLAQFNPMTYATEAVRDLIVGGWLWTDIVKVLAVLLVFDAVSIAFSSRIFRRQVG, from the coding sequence ATGAAATGGATTCTTCAAGAAACGACCGCCCTGACGATGCGATCGGTCAAGCGATTGTCCCGGGAGCGGATCAGCATGGTCTTTGGGCTGATCCAGCCCATGTTGTTCTGGCTGATCCTGTTCGGGAACCTTTTTCAGAGGACGGCCCAGATCCCGGGTTTTAAGGGTCCGAACTATATCACCTTCCTGACGGCCGGGGTGGTGGTCATGACGGTATTGAACAGCGGCCTGTCCGGCGGCGTCGATCTGCTGTTCGACAAAGAAAGCGGTTTCCTGGAGCGCTTGCTTTCGGCCCCGATCAGCCGGAATTCGCTGATTTACAGCCGCTTCATCTTCGTGATGGCCATCACGTCGGTCCAGATCCTGGTCATTCTTCTGGTGGCTTTCCTGCTGTTCGGGGTCTATCCCCACAGCGGCCTGCTGGGCATGGCCTTTATCATGCTGGTAGGCCTGCTTTTCGGCCTGGGCCTGATCGCGATATCGCTCACGCTCGCGTTCGCCATCAAAGGGCACGGCAATTTCTTCGCGTTGACGGGATTCTTGACCCTGCCGTTGATCTTTCTCTCCACGGCCCTGGTGCCGAGCCAGGCCATGCCCGGCTGGATGGCGTTCCTGGCCCAATTCAACCCGATGACCTACGCCACCGAGGCGGTCCGGGACTTGATCGTCGGCGGATGGCTTTGGACGGATATCGTCAAGGTCCTGGCCGTCCTTCTGGTTTTCGACGCCGTCAGCATCGCGTTCAGCAGCCGCATTTTTCGCCGGCAGGTCGGATAA
- a CDS encoding ABC transporter substrate binding protein yields MWLAASGTGWAQDVVAVLSSNLVPYREALEGFQEVFGESVPTYNLSENSPKLPPGTRVVVSFGGKAALFPYPEAVTLIYAMAPGIDFKFAKRPGPSVQIEMLTDERAIVPKLKDIQPALKRLAVLWVSNSIDDNVERMQEASAPMEIEIVPERLKSPDELPERLRSIYKDVDAIWLMPDPFLINSQSFAVLKEFSWSNKVPLYVPAAGLVEQGATASISASFREIGRAAASAARRVLAKKPVEDPVYPEKVETVLSLKAATNAGLLIPPDVVKSLDKVVP; encoded by the coding sequence ATGTGGCTCGCCGCATCCGGCACCGGGTGGGCCCAGGACGTTGTGGCGGTCCTGAGCTCGAACCTGGTGCCTTACCGGGAAGCCCTCGAAGGGTTCCAAGAGGTGTTCGGGGAATCCGTCCCTACCTACAACCTATCAGAGAATAGTCCCAAACTTCCCCCCGGCACCCGCGTCGTTGTTTCCTTCGGCGGAAAAGCCGCCCTGTTCCCCTATCCGGAAGCCGTAACCTTGATCTACGCCATGGCTCCGGGGATCGATTTTAAATTCGCAAAACGTCCCGGGCCTTCGGTCCAGATCGAGATGCTTACGGATGAACGCGCGATCGTTCCGAAGCTCAAAGACATCCAGCCCGCGTTGAAAAGACTGGCGGTGCTCTGGGTTTCCAACTCCATCGACGATAACGTCGAGAGGATGCAGGAGGCGTCGGCGCCGATGGAGATCGAGATCGTTCCCGAGCGGTTGAAAAGTCCGGATGAACTGCCGGAGCGACTTCGATCCATTTATAAGGATGTCGATGCCATCTGGTTGATGCCCGATCCGTTTCTGATCAATTCCCAGAGTTTCGCCGTGCTCAAGGAGTTCTCCTGGTCCAACAAAGTCCCGCTGTATGTTCCCGCTGCGGGGCTCGTGGAACAAGGAGCGACTGCTTCAATATCGGCGAGCTTCCGCGAAATCGGTCGGGCGGCGGCTTCGGCCGCACGGCGGGTCCTGGCGAAGAAACCGGTTGAGGATCCGGTATATCCGGAAAAGGTCGAGACCGTTCTAAGCCTCAAAGCTGCAACGAATGCGGGACTCCTCATTCCGCCCGACGTCGTGAAGAGCCTCGACAAGGTCGTGCCATGA
- a CDS encoding transglutaminase-like domain-containing protein, with the protein MNPSFDRQFNAIFTLLSDQDEKTVDLVRQTLIDIGPEVVPSLERAKTAAAPHIRGQLQTVVEQIRQNDLENRFRDYAGFGEADPDLEEGSLLIARFGCPDLDPAATRLALDRIADEISNRSIRKNRPEEVIHGINRHLFEELGFHGNTEDYYNPDNSYLNRVLEQRAGIPISLSVVYLLVAKRLGLPISGVGLPGHFMLKYEREDGCLFLDAFHQGQILTREECIRFLLNSGYEIQSNQFSSATVRDILTRMLRNLVYAYSQLKDKEKAHRLTRLLHILQLPAQG; encoded by the coding sequence ATGAATCCTTCCTTCGATCGACAATTCAATGCGATCTTCACCTTGTTGTCGGATCAGGATGAGAAGACGGTCGATCTCGTCCGACAAACCTTGATCGATATCGGACCCGAGGTGGTCCCCTCCTTGGAGCGGGCCAAGACGGCCGCCGCCCCCCATATCCGCGGCCAGCTCCAAACCGTGGTGGAGCAGATTCGACAGAACGACCTGGAAAACCGATTTCGGGACTATGCCGGTTTCGGAGAGGCCGATCCGGACCTGGAGGAAGGCAGCCTGCTGATCGCGCGCTTCGGCTGCCCGGATCTCGATCCGGCCGCCACCCGTCTTGCGTTGGACCGTATCGCGGATGAAATCTCCAACCGCTCCATCCGGAAGAATCGTCCCGAAGAAGTCATCCACGGCATCAACCGCCATCTATTCGAGGAGCTGGGGTTTCACGGAAACACCGAGGATTATTACAATCCCGACAACAGTTACCTCAACCGCGTTCTGGAACAACGCGCCGGCATCCCCATCAGCCTCTCCGTGGTCTACCTGCTCGTCGCGAAGCGGCTGGGCCTGCCCATCTCCGGCGTCGGGCTCCCCGGTCATTTCATGCTGAAGTACGAACGGGAGGACGGTTGTCTTTTTTTGGACGCCTTTCATCAGGGACAGATCCTGACGCGCGAGGAATGCATCCGGTTTCTGCTGAATTCCGGATATGAAATCCAGTCCAATCAGTTCTCTTCCGCTACCGTCCGCGACATTCTGACGCGGATGCTCCGCAACCTGGTTTACGCTTACAGCCAGCTTAAAGACAAGGAAAAGGCCCATCGGTTGACCCGCCTTCTCCACATCCTCCAATTGCCGGCTCAGGGATAA
- a CDS encoding (deoxy)nucleoside triphosphate pyrophosphohydrolase — MSEKSIEVAAAVIVRDGRYLITQRLKTSPLGGLWEFPGGKRHPDESLQDCLRRELKEELDISVRVGEELKVIRHAYPGYSVRLHFFRCAILDGTPRSLGNQAYRWVSGSELSQFDFPEANRPLIKDLQNYP, encoded by the coding sequence ATGTCCGAAAAGAGCATCGAGGTCGCGGCCGCCGTGATCGTCCGGGATGGACGTTACCTGATCACGCAACGATTGAAGACGAGCCCTCTCGGAGGCCTGTGGGAGTTCCCGGGGGGCAAGCGCCATCCCGATGAATCCCTTCAGGATTGCCTTCGTCGTGAACTCAAGGAGGAGCTGGACATCTCGGTACGGGTGGGCGAGGAACTGAAAGTGATCCGGCATGCCTATCCGGGCTACAGCGTCAGGCTGCACTTCTTCCGCTGCGCGATTTTAGACGGGACCCCGCGATCGCTGGGAAACCAGGCCTACCGGTGGGTATCCGGTTCCGAACTGTCGCAATTTGATTTCCCCGAGGCGAACAGGCCGCTCATTAAAGACCTGCAGAATTATCCCTGA
- a CDS encoding diguanylate cyclase yields MPGETVHLLLVEDNPDQAELTRTVFEKQAPSVRITTVANGQAALDALAGSPFNAMILDYSLPRMNGLEVLDRIQERRYTVPVIMVTGQGDETVAVEAMKKGAYDYILKTKNYQEILPRLVQKVVEKRQLKNRLDEATLRARRLYEVSLAVTKERKIDVLVQSLVEGVRQLLQTEGALLLLIDPERNEIRSAIASGIELDRCSFPCPAASLGLWTLARTERRPVMIETPEQHPLWKATPALRPSMRNLLAVPMVRQGIVEGILAAVNTQGASAFSPEDMDPLSTLAVHAAVAIDNARFLQDVERQAITDGLTGLYNHREFQRRLGEEVERGKRYGKDFSMLMLDIDHFKSFNDTYGHPMGDAVLKEIAKVIQQSIRNVDIASRYGGEEFTVILPETTGQRAKIVAERIRGSIDEERFAGASGHPARLSVSIGMASFPADADSRERLITVADEALYFAKEGGRNKVCSYSDTLKSAIEKDQRKLTDMLNNPKMKTFWDLATAIDGKSPYTRGHTEAVVQFAMHLAEALNLGENDKKSLQLASLLHNIGMVSVPDTLLNKPGPLSLEEKKIVQAHPALAEMLAKESTQLDGVLPAILYHHERYDGHGYPNGLRGEEIPFLARVLGVVEAYQAMISVRPYRPRLTVEAAAEELRQNAGRQFDPRIVETFLRILKPSG; encoded by the coding sequence ATGCCGGGGGAAACCGTGCATCTGCTTTTAGTCGAAGATAATCCGGATCAGGCGGAGCTGACCCGTACCGTTTTTGAAAAGCAGGCTCCCTCCGTTCGAATCACGACCGTGGCGAACGGCCAAGCCGCGTTGGACGCGCTCGCCGGGTCCCCGTTCAACGCCATGATTCTGGACTACAGTCTGCCCCGCATGAACGGTCTGGAGGTTTTGGATCGGATTCAAGAACGCCGGTATACGGTTCCGGTGATCATGGTCACGGGACAGGGCGATGAAACGGTCGCGGTCGAGGCCATGAAAAAGGGGGCGTACGATTACATCCTCAAAACAAAAAATTATCAGGAGATCCTCCCCCGACTGGTTCAAAAGGTGGTTGAAAAGCGCCAGCTCAAGAACCGTTTGGACGAGGCCACCTTGCGGGCCCGCCGACTTTACGAAGTCTCCCTCGCCGTTACAAAAGAACGAAAGATCGATGTCCTGGTCCAATCCCTGGTCGAGGGTGTGCGACAACTCTTGCAGACCGAAGGGGCTCTTCTTCTCCTGATCGACCCGGAACGGAACGAAATCCGTTCCGCGATCGCTTCCGGCATCGAGCTGGATCGCTGTTCCTTTCCGTGTCCGGCGGCCTCCCTGGGTCTTTGGACTCTGGCCCGGACCGAGCGGCGCCCGGTGATGATTGAAACGCCCGAACAACATCCCCTCTGGAAAGCGACGCCGGCTCTGCGACCTTCCATGAGAAACCTTCTCGCGGTTCCGATGGTTCGGCAGGGAATCGTCGAAGGGATCCTGGCCGCCGTGAATACGCAGGGCGCATCCGCCTTTTCCCCGGAAGACATGGATCCCCTGTCCACGCTCGCCGTTCATGCGGCCGTGGCGATCGACAACGCCCGATTCTTGCAAGATGTGGAGCGGCAGGCCATTACCGACGGCTTGACCGGTCTCTACAATCATCGGGAATTTCAGAGGCGGCTGGGGGAAGAAGTGGAACGGGGAAAGCGTTACGGAAAAGACTTTTCCATGCTGATGCTGGATATCGATCATTTCAAATCCTTCAACGACACCTACGGCCATCCGATGGGGGATGCCGTCTTAAAGGAAATCGCGAAGGTGATCCAACAATCGATCCGGAACGTGGACATCGCGTCCCGATACGGCGGCGAGGAGTTTACGGTCATCCTTCCGGAGACGACCGGCCAACGGGCCAAAATCGTCGCGGAGCGGATTCGGGGGTCGATCGACGAAGAGCGCTTCGCCGGGGCCTCCGGACACCCGGCGCGTTTATCGGTCAGCATCGGCATGGCCTCGTTTCCGGCGGATGCCGATTCCCGCGAGCGGCTGATCACGGTCGCCGACGAAGCCCTCTATTTCGCCAAGGAGGGGGGACGAAACAAGGTTTGCAGTTACAGCGACACGCTCAAATCGGCCATTGAGAAAGACCAGCGGAAGCTCACCGATATGCTGAACAATCCGAAGATGAAAACGTTCTGGGACCTTGCAACGGCCATCGACGGAAAAAGCCCCTACACGCGGGGCCACACCGAAGCCGTTGTCCAGTTCGCGATGCATCTCGCGGAGGCCTTGAATCTGGGCGAAAATGACAAGAAGAGTCTGCAATTGGCCAGCCTGTTGCACAATATCGGGATGGTCAGCGTTCCCGACACCCTTCTCAATAAACCCGGACCGCTTTCCCTGGAGGAAAAAAAGATTGTCCAGGCCCATCCCGCCCTGGCCGAAATGCTGGCCAAAGAATCAACGCAATTGGACGGGGTCCTCCCGGCGATTCTCTATCATCATGAGCGTTACGACGGCCACGGCTACCCGAACGGTCTGCGGGGGGAGGAGATCCCGTTTCTGGCCCGTGTTCTCGGCGTGGTCGAGGCCTACCAGGCGATGATCTCCGTCCGCCCCTATCGACCCCGGCTGACCGTCGAGGCGGCGGCGGAGGAGCTTCGACAAAACGCCGGCCGTCAGTTCGATCCCCGTATTGTCGAGACCTTCCTCCGGATCTTGAAGCCGTCCGGGTAG
- a CDS encoding CBS domain-containing protein: MKRPLAVMMNRNMRTIQTGSTLLAAAQLMREVQVGALLVEENGHLVGVVSETDLVRKAMAEGRDIQQEKVRAIMSSPIITIDIDRPASDASDLMSEKGIRHLAVTDSGKIVGVISVRDLLRYYKNWGAF; this comes from the coding sequence ATGAAGCGCCCCCTGGCCGTGATGATGAACAGAAACATGCGGACGATTCAGACGGGGTCGACCCTCCTGGCCGCCGCCCAGCTGATGCGGGAGGTTCAAGTCGGCGCGTTGTTGGTGGAAGAAAACGGCCACCTGGTCGGGGTCGTCAGCGAGACGGATCTGGTCCGAAAGGCGATGGCCGAAGGCCGGGATATTCAGCAGGAGAAGGTCCGGGCGATCATGAGCAGCCCGATCATTACGATCGATATCGACCGCCCGGCCAGCGACGCCAGCGATCTGATGAGCGAGAAGGGGATCCGGCATCTGGCCGTGACGGACAGCGGAAAGATCGTCGGCGTCATCTCCGTGCGCGATCTTCTCCGGTATTATAAGAACTGGGGCGCGTTCTGA
- a CDS encoding 4Fe-4S dicluster domain-containing protein, which produces MSLLIADNCINCGACLPECPNEAIFENRSASEAKECTVTEGIGVGDGIYVISFDRCTECVGHFDEPQCAAVCPVDECCIPDPAVAESKEALLEKARKINPGKEIDPAKSWGKVRTGPMAGKFAAA; this is translated from the coding sequence ATGTCATTACTGATTGCCGATAACTGCATCAACTGCGGCGCGTGTCTGCCCGAATGCCCGAACGAAGCGATTTTTGAGAATCGGAGCGCGTCGGAAGCCAAAGAATGCACGGTGACCGAAGGCATCGGCGTGGGAGACGGGATCTACGTGATTTCGTTCGACCGCTGCACGGAATGCGTCGGCCATTTTGACGAACCTCAATGCGCCGCGGTCTGCCCGGTGGATGAGTGCTGCATCCCGGATCCCGCCGTGGCGGAGTCCAAGGAAGCCCTACTGGAGAAGGCGAGGAAGATTAACCCGGGCAAGGAGATTGATCCCGCAAAATCCTGGGGGAAAGTCCGCACGGGTCCCATGGCGGGCAAGTTCGCGGCCGCCTGA
- a CDS encoding ATP-binding protein → MRLQTKVVIFLILVSSLSAGLVIWFSTYVVHAVLLEEVVKRGFLATKSLPAVTASGIQTENEQALLSALQSGLERTGAVYAMALDPTGRVLAHTNVVEKGQIYRDPLTVSDLRSDRPRYERIMINGQPVLDIALPVWAVQEARSGEEFLLFGGKELRETTRLGTLRLGLPIGDVLKTIERISQRVIVIMIISGTAVLLMTLFFMRRIVLRIRVLAQGTERIGQGEYGATVPVLSHDELGDLARSFNQMSHDLAFVHQNLENQVKLRTKELEGFVYTVSHDLKSPVVSIQGMASLFLESYGDKVDEKGKHYLERVVANTNFMEQLINDLLTLSRIGRMQENPEMSDVRTVIGEILEVHKERFRAKGIDVVLQSPLPAFVFGRGHLNQLFQNLITNAAKFMGDQARPRIEIGGREMEKEVEFYVKDNGIGIDPAYHEKIFGIFQRLQEVEVEGTGIGLSIVKKIVDLAGGKIRLESQKGQGTTFFVQFPRAKA, encoded by the coding sequence ATGAGGCTTCAAACCAAGGTGGTCATTTTTTTAATTCTGGTGAGTTCTTTGTCGGCCGGGCTGGTCATTTGGTTTTCGACCTATGTCGTCCATGCCGTTTTATTGGAGGAGGTGGTTAAGCGGGGATTTTTGGCAACGAAGAGCCTACCGGCCGTGACCGCATCGGGAATTCAGACCGAGAACGAGCAGGCGTTGCTTTCGGCCTTGCAATCCGGACTTGAACGTACCGGCGCCGTTTACGCCATGGCGCTGGATCCAACCGGCCGGGTCTTGGCCCATACCAACGTGGTCGAAAAGGGGCAGATCTATCGGGACCCCTTGACGGTATCGGACTTGCGTTCCGACCGGCCGAGATACGAGCGAATCATGATAAACGGCCAGCCCGTTTTGGACATAGCTCTCCCGGTCTGGGCGGTCCAAGAGGCCCGATCCGGCGAGGAGTTTCTCCTCTTCGGCGGCAAGGAGCTGAGAGAGACCACGCGTCTGGGCACGTTGCGTTTGGGGCTGCCGATCGGCGACGTTTTGAAGACAATCGAACGGATTTCACAGCGGGTGATCGTCATTATGATAATCAGCGGAACGGCCGTGCTGCTGATGACGTTGTTTTTTATGCGACGGATCGTGTTACGGATACGGGTTCTCGCCCAGGGGACCGAACGAATCGGTCAAGGCGAGTACGGCGCGACCGTGCCGGTTCTTTCGCACGACGAATTGGGGGACTTGGCCCGGAGCTTCAATCAAATGAGCCATGATCTGGCCTTTGTACATCAAAATTTGGAAAATCAGGTCAAGCTTCGAACGAAGGAGTTGGAAGGGTTTGTGTACACCGTTTCGCACGATTTGAAATCGCCGGTCGTTTCTATTCAGGGGATGGCCTCCCTCTTCCTGGAAAGTTACGGAGATAAGGTGGATGAAAAGGGGAAACATTATCTCGAGAGGGTCGTCGCGAATACGAATTTCATGGAACAGCTGATCAACGATCTTCTGACCCTTTCCAGAATCGGGCGGATGCAGGAGAACCCGGAGATGTCGGATGTCCGGACCGTGATCGGGGAAATCCTCGAGGTGCATAAAGAAAGATTCAGGGCCAAGGGGATCGACGTGGTCCTCCAATCTCCGCTTCCTGCGTTTGTATTCGGCCGCGGCCATCTGAATCAGTTGTTCCAAAACCTGATCACGAATGCCGCCAAATTCATGGGGGACCAGGCCCGGCCGAGGATCGAAATCGGGGGGCGCGAGATGGAGAAAGAAGTGGAGTTCTACGTCAAGGACAACGGCATCGGGATCGATCCCGCCTATCACGAAAAGATTTTCGGCATTTTCCAGAGACTCCAGGAGGTCGAAGTGGAGGGAACGGGGATCGGTCTCTCGATTGTTAAAAAGATCGTCGATCTCGCAGGCGGGAAGATCCGGCTCGAATCCCAAAAGGGGCAGGGGACGACGTTCTTCGTCCAATTTCCTCGCGCAAAGGCGTGA
- a CDS encoding ACT domain-containing protein, which yields MNRFAIITAAGPDRPGIVAGITRVLYETGCNIEDTSMTLLRGEFAMMLIVRLPRRPDSMSIEARFKNVQKTLGLSLLVRPLSTKEGRREPRPGGRPHILSVYGSDRPGIVYRVTRLLASRGINITDMNTRVIGPNGRPVYVMILEVDIPGKVRIGPLADALRKLQKVMKVDVALHPVESAQF from the coding sequence ATGAACCGATTCGCCATCATCACCGCCGCCGGCCCGGACCGGCCCGGTATCGTCGCCGGGATCACGCGCGTCCTCTACGAAACCGGCTGCAACATCGAGGACACCAGCATGACCCTTCTCCGGGGCGAATTCGCGATGATGCTGATTGTGCGACTCCCACGACGGCCGGATTCCATGTCGATCGAAGCCCGGTTCAAGAACGTCCAAAAGACCCTGGGCCTTTCCCTTCTGGTCCGGCCTCTCTCGACGAAGGAGGGGCGCCGGGAGCCGAGGCCCGGCGGGCGTCCGCACATTCTTTCGGTTTACGGGTCCGATCGGCCCGGAATCGTCTATCGCGTGACCCGGCTGCTCGCCTCGCGCGGGATCAATATCACGGACATGAACACCCGCGTGATCGGTCCAAACGGCCGGCCGGTCTATGTGATGATCCTGGAGGTCGATATTCCCGGGAAAGTTCGGATCGGGCCCCTCGCGGACGCCCTTCGGAAATTACAAAAGGTGATGAAAGTGGACGTCGCCCTTCATCCGGTCGAGTCGGCCCAATTCTGA
- the def gene encoding peptide deformylase yields the protein MAVQKILQYPHPILKGRSEPVRTIDERAGRIIKNLLDTLAASPGVAIAAPQIGEAHRIIVCDVSRKIKDKHHGRVILINPILRHREGKKIVREGCLSVPDYTGNVNRFETVWVEGLDPRGKPVGFTAEGFEALALQHEVDHLDGLLFLDRIASLSTDLFRRKAF from the coding sequence ATGGCCGTCCAAAAAATTCTTCAATATCCCCATCCGATCCTGAAAGGCCGCTCGGAGCCGGTTCGGACGATCGACGAGCGGGCCGGCCGGATCATCAAAAACCTTCTCGACACCCTCGCGGCCTCTCCCGGCGTCGCCATCGCCGCGCCCCAGATCGGCGAGGCGCACCGGATCATCGTCTGCGACGTCTCGAGGAAGATCAAGGACAAGCACCACGGGCGGGTCATCCTCATCAACCCGATCCTTCGACACCGGGAGGGAAAAAAGATCGTCCGGGAGGGCTGTCTGAGCGTGCCGGACTATACCGGAAACGTGAACCGGTTCGAGACCGTTTGGGTGGAGGGCCTGGATCCGCGGGGAAAACCGGTCGGCTTCACGGCGGAAGGCTTCGAGGCCCTGGCCCTCCAGCACGAGGTGGATCACCTGGACGGCCTTCTGTTTCTGGACCGGATCGCCTCGCTCAGCACCGATCTTTTCAGGCGGAAAGCGTTTTAG